The sequence ACGACTACGTTGTGCAGATGCACTATCAACTGTTGCGACACTTACCAGGGCTATCAAGGTCAGCAACACGTATATTCTATTCTTCATTTTGCCTCAGAGTTTAAATATTAGATCGATCTGGATACGATAAGTTTAACGTTAAAAACGTGTTTAACATTTTATGTGAAGGTAAATTTGTGTGGCTTAAAACCCGCTTAAAATGGCATTAAAACAACTGGTTGCGGAGGATCCTTTTTATCATCTGGATCGTATTGCGGCCTATTTGTCCCTTGTATTTATTCAGAATGGCAACTTCTGAGCTACCCTTGCTTAATTCGTTCACTACCGGCAACCATTTGCTCAGAAAGGCTGAGTTAGGCGTACGGTATTTTAATAACCGGCGCACGGTTTCTATCACTGCTTTGGGTACTGTTCCTTCGTGGAGCTCAAATACTTCGTCCGTACTCAGACCCAGGTCTATATCCTGTGCCACCCGGCTATAATCCTGCAGGTATTTTTCGTTTGCTTCCATTACCTGCAATAGGGGATCATCGCTGTAGCGGATATGTCCATATTGTCTGGCTTGCTTATGTATACGGCTGAGGGCGTAATTGCGGGCTACGTTGTCACAAATAACAAGGTCGGAGGGTTGGAGTTCGAACCATTCACCTTTTACCCTTTTGTGCTGGAATATTACATGTAGGCATTCTTCCAGGTCATCCATATTGGCAGCAGGGTATTGGCGGATCACACGGAACATTACGGGCAGGTGAGTATGATAGGAAGAAAGCCTTTTCTGCAGATCCTGGGTTTTCCCAATCTTGTAGAGGTTTTTTCCTGTATTGATAATATAAACACACTTGCCAATGAGGACTTGTTCCATATAATGACAGAATGACAATCCGAGGATATATATGCAAAATGTAGAATTTTTTTTAATAATGGTGCTATTTTTTTGCGGGGGCAGTTAAATTAGTAGAATGAAATACAATACCCTGGGTAAATCAGACCTTCAGATCAGCGAAATCGCTTTTGGATGCATGTCGCTGGGAGAGAACACATTAGAAAACACTTTCCTGGTGCACCGCGCGCTGGACAAGGGGATTAACTTCTTTGACACGGCGGATCTCTACAATCATGGGGATAATGAAGTACAACTGGGATTGGCGCTGAAAGGGAAACGGGATAAGGCGGTGGTAGCTACCAAGGTAGGGAACGAGTGGAGAGCAGATAAAAGCGGGTGGGATTGGAATCCGTCCAAAGCTTATATCCTCAGATCGGTAGATGAGAGCCTGCGACGCCTGGGCACGGACTACATTGATCTGTACCAGTTGCATGGGGGCATGATGGAGGATCCTATTGATGAGACCATTGCTGCTTTTGAAGAATTGCAACAGGCAGGGAAGATCCGGTATTATGGTATTTCTTCTATTCGTCCGAATGTGATCAGGGAATATATCAACCGCTCCAATATCGTGAGTGTAATGATGCAATACAGCCTTCTGGACCGCAGACCGGAAGAGACCTGTTTAGAATTATTAAAATCAAACAATATCGGGGTATTAGCGAGGGGAGGAGTGGCCAAAGGCTTACTCGCCGGCAAGCACCCGGAGCCGTACCTGAACTATGATGCGGCCGCTGTGGCAAAAGCAGCGCTGGCAATTGCAAACATTTCACAGCAGGATCGTACACTGGCACAAACGGCATTACGGTTTGTACTGCATCAGCCGGCTATCGCCGCCGCCGTAGTAGGGATCAGAACACAGAATCAACTGGAAGAAGCGGCAGGAGTATTTAAGTCAGCGGCCCTGACACCTAATGAAATAGCGGAACTGGAGCAGTCAATCCAACCAAACCGCTATGACCAGCATCGTTAAAAAGCATGGCCGTGCCGAAGCAAAGCAGCTCTTCTTTTTAGCCGGGCGCAGGCCCTTTCAAAAACAAAACCGCTTTTGCCGTAGGCAAAAGCGGTTTTGTTTTTGAAAGAAGTATAATTTTTTATTTCAATTTCTTCCCTATCCTATAATCCACCATCCCACTAAACTTCTTTGTATTCAACGACGGCCCTGACACTCTCAACCCTTCACTACTACCCGTAGCCAACCTGCCACCAGTACTCGCCGGATAACTACCCGTCGTCAGATAAGTCTGAATATTATACAGATTCTCATCCCCCGTCAAACTTCCCCATCTTGCACCGATATAATCTGCCGCGGAATCAGTCGGGGTAATACCTGAATAATACCCACCTGTATGGTTGGCATTTTCAGTCGCAAAGTTAATCGCATACAGATCCGCCAGGTACTGTTCTTTACCGGTACTATCATAGTCAGACAAGGTAAATGTGATAAATCCACAAGGTTTACCATAAGTCGTAGTACCTACCAGCTGCACATTCATATAAGGCTTCAGGTTATTCAGCGTCATCTCACTGGCAGAAGCCGTATTCCCTGATGTAATAAAGAATACATTATCCAGTGCCAGTCCGCCGGTAGTAGCCGGGAAGTTCACACTGGCTTCCAGGCCCACCTGATCCAGGTTAGCCGTCAGCTTATCATTATACAGGTAATAATACATGGTCTTGCCCGCAGCGCTGGCCGGTGCAATCGCGCTATCCAGGTATTCTGCCGTGGTGACAGAACCACCACCATTATAGCGAAGGTCTACAATCAGGTTCGTGATACCCGCTGCTTT is a genomic window of Chitinophaga sp. LS1 containing:
- a CDS encoding GIY-YIG nuclease family protein; its protein translation is MEQVLIGKCVYIINTGKNLYKIGKTQDLQKRLSSYHTHLPVMFRVIRQYPAANMDDLEECLHVIFQHKRVKGEWFELQPSDLVICDNVARNYALSRIHKQARQYGHIRYSDDPLLQVMEANEKYLQDYSRVAQDIDLGLSTDEVFELHEGTVPKAVIETVRRLLKYRTPNSAFLSKWLPVVNELSKGSSEVAILNKYKGQIGRNTIQMIKRILRNQLF
- a CDS encoding aldo/keto reductase, coding for MKYNTLGKSDLQISEIAFGCMSLGENTLENTFLVHRALDKGINFFDTADLYNHGDNEVQLGLALKGKRDKAVVATKVGNEWRADKSGWDWNPSKAYILRSVDESLRRLGTDYIDLYQLHGGMMEDPIDETIAAFEELQQAGKIRYYGISSIRPNVIREYINRSNIVSVMMQYSLLDRRPEETCLELLKSNNIGVLARGGVAKGLLAGKHPEPYLNYDAAAVAKAALAIANISQQDRTLAQTALRFVLHQPAIAAAVVGIRTQNQLEEAAGVFKSAALTPNEIAELEQSIQPNRYDQHR